A segment of the Cohnella algarum genome:
GCACCATGTTCAGGCCGACGTTTTTGAGCACGCTCGTCACGATGACCGCCGGCATCGCCAGGTCGGGATTGTACAGCCAAGCAGGGCCTTGAATTCCGAACATTTGCAATATTTGGTTAATAAAGCCCGAATCGGTGGCCAGCATGTACTTCCATACGATGGACCAGACGACGAGGGACGTAATGACGGGCGTAAAGATCGCCGTGCGAAAAAAGCCCATTCCCGGCAGGCTCTTCGTCAGAAGCAGCGCGAGCAGCAGCGCCAGCGCAATGTTGAGCGGGACGAGCCCGACCGAAAAGTAAACGGTGTTGCCGAACGATTTCCAGAAGATGTCGTCGTTCATGATGTTGCGGTAGTTGTCGAGTCCTGTGAACGACGAGCTGCCGAGCAGCGGCCAGTCGGTGAAGCCCATATAGAAGGCCATTGCCATCGGGAGAAGCAGAAAACAGATAAAACCGAGCACCATCGGCGAGATGAACAGCCATCCGGTCAAATTCGCGTCCCGGACGAGCGGGTTTTTCGAGGCTTTGCGTCGGCTCGAGCTCATGGCGTCATCATCCTCCCGCTTTGTCGATCGCTTCGCGGAACCGGCTCACCGACCGGCCGATCGATTCCGCGGTCGAGCCGATCGAAACCGCGCCGACAAGCAGCGCCTTGACGCCGCAGCCGATCAGATGCGGGACGTCGTCCGGCGTCACCTTCCGCTGCGTCGGCACGATGACCGGCAGGCCGGAGCGCTCCGCCAGCCAGCGGTATTTCAGCAGGTCCGCCAGCGTCAGCGGCGTTCCGTATTCCGCGCCGGGCACGACGGACGCTTCCAGCGCGTCGATGCCGAACGCTCCGGCGGCTTCGAGCAGCCGCAGGTCAAACTTGTCGTCGATCGCGAACGTCCGGGCGAGCCCTTGCGCTTTGAGCATGAACGTCGGAAGGTGCCAGGCGTAGATGGAGAAAAAGTCGAAGCCCGCCTCGGGCATGGCCGCGATTTCTTCCCGGCTGACGTCGGCCGCGGAGCCTCACGGCACGACGCCGAGCGGCCCCCGGAACAGCGACCGGATTTGGGCGAACGTCTCCTTGTACGATTCCAGCGAGCCGAAGCTGTTTCCGCTT
Coding sequences within it:
- a CDS encoding carbohydrate ABC transporter permease, whose protein sequence is MSSSRRKASKNPLVRDANLTGWLFISPMVLGFICFLLLPMAMAFYMGFTDWPLLGSSSFTGLDNYRNIMNDDIFWKSFGNTVYFSVGLVPLNIALALLLALLLTKSLPGMGFFRTAIFTPVITSLVVWSIVWKYMLATDSGFINQILQMFGIQGPAWLYNPDLAMPAVIVTSVLKNVGLNMVLFIAALQQVPAHLYEAAKLDGAGRTRTFFQVTLPMITPTVFLTVIMTVIGSLKVFSQIYVMTQGGPSNSTKVLVYYIWETAFKLYDLGYASAVAFILFCIILVFTLIQWQLRKRWVFHES